Proteins from a genomic interval of uncultured Desulfuromusa sp.:
- a CDS encoding cytochrome c → MQKKLFFTIILTTYSVFLFAAMVIAADDPPQINPALRLINGLGCKGCHTISGEGGSLAADLTQIGSRMSKKQIRAQLVAEPATRSGGFMPSYKSLSEKDLNDISEYLYNLP, encoded by the coding sequence GTGCAGAAGAAATTATTTTTTACTATAATTCTAACCACATATTCTGTTTTTCTTTTTGCCGCCATGGTTATTGCTGCGGATGATCCCCCTCAAATTAATCCAGCCCTTAGACTTATCAACGGCCTTGGTTGCAAAGGATGCCACACGATCAGTGGTGAGGGAGGATCTTTGGCTGCTGACCTGACCCAGATAGGGAGCCGCATGTCAAAAAAACAAATCCGTGCCCAACTCGTTGCTGAACCGGCAACAAGATCCGGGGGATTTATGCCCAGCTACAAGTCACTGTCGGAGAAAGATTTAAATGACATCAGTGAATACCTGTACAACCTCCCTTAA
- the aceE gene encoding pyruvate dehydrogenase (acetyl-transferring), homodimeric type translates to MTIEKSQDLKKTLDIENKEWRESLDYVLKEQGPERVRQLLRQLQIRAQEQGVSIPFTANTPYINTIPHTRQPNFPGNRELERRIKSIIRWNAMAMVVRANRESDGIGGHISTYASVANLWEVGFNHFWRGRTDDFLGDMVYFQGHAAPGVYSRAFMEGRLTEQDLSHFRNELNPQGGLSSYPHPFLMKDFWEFPTVSMGLTALTAIYQARFNHYLVDRGLRKKSGRKVWAMLGDGEMDEPESLGAITLAAREHLDNLIFVVNGNLQRLDGPVRGNGKIIQELEAAFRGAGWNVIKVIWGSDWDRLLDEDKSGRLVQRMDEVLDGEMQRYTASNGAFVRQDFFGKYPELLQLVENYTDEQLGRLTRGGHDPAKVYAAYKAAVEHKGSPTVILAQTIKGYGLGEAGEGKNITHSQKKLNEEELKEFRTRFNIPISDDQISQAPCYKPADSSPEMKYLKERRAALGGCLPKRFDGSQPMACQTDWLVQDYLEGSGDRELATTMVFVNLLAKLLRDPELGKLIVPIVPDEARTFGMESLFRQAGIYSHAGQLYEPVDKGNLLFYNEKKTGAILEEGLSEAGSMASFIAAGSAYSNNQVQTIPFYAFYSMFGFQRVGDLIWQACDSRARGFLIGATAGRTTLAGEGLQHQDGHSHVLALAPTKVKAYDPAFAYELAVIVHEGLTRMYCHQEDLIYYLTVMNENYKMPAMPKQKGVREGIIKGMYRFQSAQIKGKNSKVHLLGSGAILNEVIKAQNLLEADYGIAADVWSVTSYKELYQDAIDVERWNLLHPKGKPKKTYISQLLEKEEGVFVAASDYMKVLPASVSQWFPGPVHCLGTDGFGRSDSRSALRDFFEVDARYIVVAALSQLVATGEISKSVLSKAITNYKVDPEKLNPHND, encoded by the coding sequence ATGACAATTGAAAAATCGCAGGATTTAAAAAAGACTCTCGATATAGAAAATAAGGAATGGCGTGAGTCTCTGGATTATGTTCTGAAGGAACAGGGACCAGAGCGGGTGCGGCAACTCCTCAGACAATTGCAGATCCGTGCCCAGGAGCAGGGGGTCAGTATCCCTTTTACTGCCAATACTCCATATATCAACACGATCCCGCATACGCGACAACCAAACTTCCCCGGGAACAGAGAACTTGAGCGAAGGATTAAATCAATCATTCGCTGGAATGCTATGGCGATGGTCGTGCGTGCAAACCGTGAATCTGACGGCATAGGCGGACATATCTCAACCTATGCTTCAGTTGCCAATCTCTGGGAGGTCGGATTTAATCATTTCTGGCGTGGCAGGACGGATGATTTTCTCGGGGATATGGTTTATTTCCAGGGACATGCCGCTCCCGGGGTTTATTCCAGGGCTTTTATGGAAGGGCGTCTGACTGAACAGGATCTGAGTCATTTCAGGAATGAGCTCAACCCTCAAGGGGGGCTATCTTCTTACCCTCATCCTTTCTTGATGAAAGATTTCTGGGAATTTCCGACAGTGTCAATGGGGTTGACGGCTTTAACCGCTATATACCAAGCCCGGTTTAATCATTACCTTGTAGATCGGGGCTTGCGCAAAAAAAGTGGCCGTAAAGTTTGGGCGATGCTGGGTGATGGTGAAATGGATGAGCCGGAATCTTTAGGGGCGATCACTCTGGCAGCACGGGAACATCTGGATAACCTGATTTTTGTGGTCAATGGTAATCTGCAGCGCCTTGATGGCCCGGTCCGTGGTAATGGAAAAATTATCCAGGAACTTGAGGCGGCATTCCGAGGCGCTGGGTGGAATGTCATTAAAGTGATTTGGGGGAGTGATTGGGATCGCTTGTTGGACGAGGATAAATCAGGGCGTCTGGTGCAGCGGATGGATGAAGTTCTGGACGGTGAAATGCAACGTTACACAGCCTCAAACGGAGCCTTTGTCCGCCAAGATTTTTTTGGAAAATACCCTGAATTACTCCAGCTTGTAGAAAACTATACGGATGAGCAATTAGGCCGCTTGACCCGTGGTGGTCATGATCCGGCCAAAGTTTATGCAGCCTATAAGGCTGCCGTTGAGCATAAAGGTTCGCCTACGGTTATCTTGGCGCAAACAATCAAAGGATACGGATTGGGGGAAGCAGGTGAAGGGAAAAATATCACCCATTCACAGAAGAAACTCAACGAAGAGGAATTGAAAGAGTTTCGAACCCGCTTCAATATTCCGATCAGCGACGACCAGATTTCTCAGGCTCCTTGTTACAAACCTGCTGATTCCAGTCCGGAAATGAAATATTTAAAAGAACGCCGTGCGGCTCTCGGTGGCTGTTTGCCGAAACGTTTTGATGGCAGTCAACCTATGGCTTGCCAGACTGACTGGTTAGTTCAAGACTATCTTGAAGGTTCCGGAGATCGGGAACTAGCAACAACCATGGTGTTTGTGAATCTGTTGGCAAAGTTGTTGCGTGATCCGGAACTCGGAAAATTGATCGTTCCGATTGTTCCTGATGAAGCACGTACTTTTGGCATGGAGTCGCTATTTCGGCAGGCAGGAATCTACAGCCATGCCGGGCAACTGTATGAGCCGGTCGATAAGGGAAATCTGCTTTTCTATAACGAGAAAAAAACCGGAGCAATTCTCGAAGAAGGTTTAAGTGAGGCCGGTTCCATGGCGAGCTTTATCGCTGCAGGCAGTGCTTACTCCAATAACCAGGTTCAAACTATACCGTTCTATGCTTTTTACTCGATGTTCGGGTTTCAGCGGGTTGGTGATCTGATCTGGCAGGCATGTGACAGTCGGGCCCGTGGGTTTTTGATTGGAGCGACTGCCGGTCGAACAACCCTTGCAGGAGAAGGGTTGCAACATCAGGATGGTCATAGTCATGTCCTGGCTTTGGCGCCGACCAAAGTCAAAGCTTATGATCCTGCTTTTGCCTATGAATTAGCGGTTATTGTACATGAAGGTTTGACCCGGATGTACTGCCATCAGGAGGATTTGATTTACTACCTGACGGTTATGAACGAAAACTATAAAATGCCGGCAATGCCGAAACAAAAAGGTGTGCGTGAAGGAATTATCAAGGGGATGTACCGTTTTCAATCGGCACAAATAAAGGGCAAAAATTCCAAGGTTCACCTTCTCGGAAGTGGCGCGATTCTCAATGAAGTAATCAAAGCGCAAAACCTGCTTGAGGCAGATTATGGGATAGCAGCAGATGTCTGGAGTGTTACAAGTTACAAAGAACTCTATCAGGATGCCATAGATGTCGAGCGCTGGAACCTTCTTCATCCCAAAGGAAAACCTAAAAAAACTTATATCAGTCAACTGCTGGAGAAAGAAGAGGGCGTTTTTGTGGCAGCATCAGATTATATGAAAGTGTTGCCGGCTTCTGTTTCTCAATGGTTTCCCGGCCCTGTCCATTGTCTGGGTACGGATGGTTTTGGACGGAGTGACAGCCGTAGCGCATTGCGCGATTTCTTCGAAGTTGATGCTCGCTATATTGTTGTCGCTGCGCTATCTCAACTGGTTGCTACTGGGGAAATCAGCAAATCCGTTTTATCTAAAGCAATCACAAATTATAAGGTTGACCCTGAAAAACTAAACCCTCATAACGATTAA
- a CDS encoding pyridoxal phosphate-dependent aminotransferase, which yields MQIPISHRAGQVEPFLAMELMERAKELEAAGREIIYLCLGEPDFDTPQAILTATGQALAEGATSYTHSLGLLELRQEICHHYRVCYGVRIVPDQVIVSSGTSPLMLLLFSTLLDQGDELILTDPSYACYPGFVRFPGGKPVLLKTDAKDGFQPQVEQVRALITEKTRGLLINSPSNPAGSILSGEEMRALAELPIPIISDEIYHGLTYQGDEHCILEFTDDAFVLGGFSKAYAMTGWRLGFLISPLSCVRALQTLHQNFLICANHFVQRGGIAALQQCDNDVAVMRDVYNKRRIELVARLRALGFGVHFEPEGAFYVLADARHIDHDSQRLAFDILEKTGVAVTPGIDFGQGAEGYLRFSYTRPLPEIKVALQRIETYLRQRRD from the coding sequence ATGCAAATACCGATTTCGCATCGTGCCGGACAGGTTGAACCTTTTCTGGCGATGGAATTGATGGAGCGAGCCAAGGAGCTGGAAGCAGCAGGACGTGAAATTATTTATCTCTGCCTGGGGGAGCCTGATTTTGATACCCCTCAGGCTATCTTAACGGCAACGGGACAAGCTTTGGCTGAGGGGGCAACGTCCTATACCCATTCTCTTGGTTTGTTGGAATTGCGTCAGGAAATTTGTCACCATTATCGTGTCTGTTATGGTGTGAGGATTGTTCCTGATCAGGTGATTGTTTCATCGGGAACAAGTCCATTGATGCTGCTTCTTTTCTCGACCCTGTTGGATCAGGGGGATGAGCTGATCCTGACCGACCCCAGCTATGCCTGCTATCCGGGATTTGTCCGATTTCCCGGGGGGAAACCGGTGTTGTTGAAAACTGATGCTAAAGACGGTTTTCAACCTCAGGTTGAGCAGGTGCGGGCTCTGATAACTGAAAAAACTCGCGGATTATTGATCAATTCTCCCTCCAATCCGGCCGGGTCTATTTTATCTGGAGAAGAAATGAGGGCTTTGGCGGAACTGCCTATCCCTATTATTTCGGATGAGATCTATCATGGATTGACCTATCAAGGGGATGAACACTGTATTCTGGAATTCACTGATGATGCTTTTGTGCTCGGTGGATTTTCTAAAGCTTATGCGATGACGGGCTGGCGCTTGGGTTTCTTGATTTCGCCCTTGTCCTGTGTCCGGGCTTTGCAGACTTTGCATCAGAATTTTTTGATTTGTGCCAACCATTTTGTCCAACGTGGTGGTATCGCTGCTTTACAACAGTGCGATAATGACGTTGCGGTTATGCGGGATGTTTATAATAAACGCCGCATAGAGTTGGTTGCGCGTTTGCGTGCCCTTGGTTTTGGAGTTCATTTTGAGCCCGAGGGAGCTTTTTATGTTCTTGCCGATGCGCGCCATATAGATCATGACTCGCAACGACTTGCTTTTGATATATTGGAGAAAACAGGAGTTGCCGTCACTCCTGGAATCGATTTTGGCCAAGGAGCTGAAGGATATTTACGTTTTTCATACACTCGACCATTGCCTGAGATTAAAGTCGCATTGCAACGGATTGAAACTTATTTACGTCAACGGCGAGACTGA
- the aroF gene encoding 3-deoxy-7-phosphoheptulonate synthase yields MLIVMHHHATKEQVDQIIAAVELMGLTAEPIPGSLRTAIGVLGNQGYVDDSTIRTLPGVRETIHVSKPYKMVSRDFHPESSVIDVSGVKFGDGQVPVIIAGPCSIETEEQMFVAAKEVKAGGGQMLRGGAFKPRTGPHSFQGLGLEGLKFLQRAGQSQGLPVVTEVMRIEQLDTVCQYADMLQIGARNMQNFDLLKEVGKTRHPVLLKRGMSATIEEFLAAAEYIIAEGNSNIVLCERGIRTFEKTTRNTLDLSVVPLIREMSHLPIIVDPSHATGKRMLVPVMSKAALVAGAHGVMMEVHPNPAIALCDGAQSLSGQEFTELMKELGKLLEFLN; encoded by the coding sequence ATGCTTATTGTTATGCATCACCATGCAACGAAAGAACAGGTTGACCAGATTATTGCCGCAGTTGAGCTAATGGGACTGACTGCCGAACCTATCCCTGGTAGTTTAAGGACGGCGATCGGTGTTCTCGGCAATCAGGGTTATGTTGACGATTCAACTATCAGAACCTTACCGGGAGTCCGGGAGACAATCCATGTCAGCAAGCCTTACAAGATGGTGTCACGAGATTTTCATCCGGAGTCCTCTGTTATTGATGTTTCCGGTGTTAAGTTCGGTGACGGCCAGGTTCCGGTGATCATTGCCGGTCCTTGTTCGATAGAAACCGAAGAACAGATGTTTGTTGCAGCAAAAGAGGTGAAAGCTGGAGGCGGTCAAATGTTGCGTGGTGGAGCTTTTAAGCCGCGCACCGGACCCCACTCTTTTCAGGGGCTTGGACTCGAAGGCTTAAAATTTCTGCAACGGGCAGGTCAGTCGCAGGGGCTGCCGGTAGTCACTGAGGTCATGCGGATAGAGCAATTGGATACGGTTTGTCAATATGCAGATATGTTGCAGATCGGAGCAAGAAATATGCAAAATTTTGATTTGCTCAAGGAGGTTGGGAAAACCAGACATCCGGTTTTGCTCAAACGTGGCATGAGTGCAACAATTGAAGAGTTTTTGGCTGCAGCGGAATATATTATAGCAGAGGGAAACTCGAACATTGTTCTCTGTGAACGTGGAATCCGGACCTTTGAGAAGACAACGAGAAACACTTTAGATTTGTCTGTTGTCCCGTTGATCCGGGAAATGAGTCATCTGCCTATTATCGTTGATCCCAGTCATGCAACAGGCAAGCGGATGCTGGTCCCGGTTATGAGTAAGGCTGCACTGGTTGCAGGCGCGCATGGGGTTATGATGGAGGTCCATCCTAATCCGGCAATTGCACTTTGCGATGGGGCACAAAGCCTCTCTGGACAAGAGTTCACCGAACTGATGAAGGAACTTGGCAAGCTGCTTGAATTCTTGAATTAA
- the trmB gene encoding tRNA (guanosine(46)-N7)-methyltransferase TrmB yields the protein MPQRMTLITSPIFIPEARLKSAGNFNALFGNNNPLALEIGCGIGDFVVQIAARHPELNFIAIDIFNQGCRQTCNRIERSGLTNILMMRIEARYLMHNYLGKDSLQAIYINCPDPWPKKRQRKRRLLNQDFLDLSLYCLQDGGSLNFCTDFADYGESAAELLNQELRFENLASTPYTHDLGDYPISKYMQRFLDLDQPIYLCRYRKKPGLKIDKPSLSKGFRLRWPQDNK from the coding sequence ATGCCTCAAAGAATGACCCTGATCACATCTCCAATCTTTATTCCAGAAGCCCGTTTAAAGAGTGCCGGCAATTTCAATGCCCTTTTTGGCAATAATAATCCTTTGGCCCTTGAAATCGGGTGTGGAATTGGCGACTTCGTGGTTCAGATTGCCGCACGTCATCCGGAACTTAACTTTATTGCTATCGATATTTTTAATCAGGGATGCCGCCAGACCTGCAACAGAATTGAGCGCTCCGGACTGACCAATATTCTGATGATGCGAATAGAAGCACGCTATCTGATGCACAATTATCTGGGGAAGGACAGCCTGCAAGCGATCTATATCAACTGTCCAGATCCCTGGCCTAAAAAAAGACAGCGTAAACGCAGGTTACTGAATCAGGACTTTCTCGATCTGTCCCTCTATTGTTTACAGGATGGCGGTTCTTTAAATTTCTGTACTGATTTTGCTGACTATGGTGAATCAGCGGCAGAGCTTTTAAATCAGGAGCTGAGGTTTGAAAACCTCGCCTCGACGCCCTACACCCATGATCTTGGTGATTATCCGATTTCTAAATATATGCAACGGTTTTTAGACCTCGATCAGCCCATTTACCTATGCCGCTATCGTAAAAAACCCGGGTTGAAAATTGACAAGCCGAGCTTAAGCAAAGGTTTCCGGCTCCGATGGCCTCAGGACAACAAGTGA
- a CDS encoding NUDIX hydrolase, translated as MLVVSCLIRNTDDRILLVKHHIRGWELPQGKVEEGESLIFALSREVLEETGVTISHAKLAVIWSKVSDPAALIFCFNARYASGELTPSEETPCVEWCSEAEAGRRVAHPTNRDRIISLLESDNTLQFRSYATGPYRLLN; from the coding sequence ATGTTGGTGGTGAGCTGCTTGATCCGGAATACGGATGATCGGATTCTTCTGGTGAAACATCATATTCGTGGTTGGGAGTTACCCCAAGGAAAGGTTGAAGAGGGCGAGAGCCTTATTTTTGCCCTCAGCCGTGAAGTGCTGGAAGAAACAGGGGTGACTATCAGTCATGCTAAGTTGGCTGTGATCTGGTCGAAGGTCTCTGACCCCGCTGCACTGATTTTCTGTTTTAATGCCCGTTATGCATCAGGGGAACTGACCCCGAGTGAAGAAACCCCCTGTGTTGAGTGGTGTAGCGAGGCAGAAGCGGGTCGACGGGTTGCTCACCCGACAAATCGAGACCGAATTATTTCATTATTGGAATCTGATAATACTTTGCAGTTTCGCAGTTATGCCACCGGTCCCTATCGGTTACTCAACTAA
- a CDS encoding MltA domain-containing protein: MRYYLLTVFIVASLAGCVGKPPVEAPPAGVEIEALKRVQWDQVDGWLLDRPAAALVTFQQSCKAIASREKWQLVCAEADKISTPGEKNARDFFEQNFYPYQVRNSDGSADGLITGYYGPELSGSRIQTEEYRYPIYRLPDDMLIIDLDGLYPELGKYRLRGRVVGNRVVPYFDRSEIDNSDMPLSGQELFWVKDPVDLFFLHIQGSGRIRLPNGELVMVNYANQNGHPYRSIGKLLLEREVMTRDQMSMQNIRKWVAENPEAGKQLLAENPSYVFFRELSSEFQSPPGALGVPLTALRSLAVDPRTIPLGAPVFLSTTFPGTDFPLKQLMVAQDTGGAIKGEVRADFFWGMGNAAGKIAGKMKQEGFLWVLLPKEELVDPLQSQSENSALNDGTVN; this comes from the coding sequence ATGAGATACTATCTGCTGACAGTTTTTATCGTCGCGTCTCTCGCCGGTTGCGTGGGAAAACCTCCTGTTGAGGCTCCTCCTGCCGGGGTTGAAATTGAAGCTTTAAAACGGGTGCAATGGGATCAGGTGGATGGCTGGTTGTTGGATCGCCCTGCTGCCGCTCTTGTTACGTTTCAACAGAGTTGTAAGGCAATTGCCAGCCGTGAAAAGTGGCAGTTGGTGTGCGCCGAAGCGGATAAAATTTCAACCCCTGGAGAAAAGAATGCCCGCGATTTTTTTGAACAGAATTTTTATCCATATCAAGTCCGCAATTCTGATGGCAGTGCCGACGGACTGATTACGGGTTATTACGGACCTGAGCTGTCCGGAAGCCGGATACAAACAGAAGAGTACAGGTATCCCATCTATCGGCTGCCGGATGACATGTTGATTATTGACTTGGATGGGCTTTATCCGGAACTGGGAAAATATCGGCTGAGAGGACGTGTTGTCGGTAATCGCGTTGTGCCATATTTTGACCGGAGTGAAATCGATAATAGTGACATGCCCCTTTCCGGTCAGGAACTTTTCTGGGTGAAAGACCCTGTCGATCTGTTTTTTCTCCATATTCAGGGCTCAGGTCGGATTCGTTTGCCGAACGGGGAACTGGTCATGGTCAATTATGCGAATCAAAATGGTCATCCTTACAGATCAATTGGCAAACTTCTGCTTGAGCGAGAGGTAATGACTCGTGATCAAATGTCAATGCAGAATATTCGGAAGTGGGTTGCAGAAAATCCTGAAGCTGGAAAACAATTGTTGGCAGAAAATCCGAGTTATGTTTTTTTTCGCGAGCTTTCTTCTGAATTTCAATCTCCACCGGGCGCTCTGGGTGTTCCTTTAACCGCTTTAAGGAGTCTGGCCGTTGACCCAAGGACGATTCCGCTGGGAGCCCCAGTGTTTTTATCAACAACTTTTCCCGGAACCGATTTCCCTTTGAAGCAACTGATGGTTGCTCAGGATACCGGTGGCGCTATCAAGGGTGAGGTCAGGGCTGATTTCTTTTGGGGGATGGGAAATGCTGCTGGGAAAATCGCAGGGAAAATGAAACAGGAAGGGTTTCTTTGGGTTCTGCTACCAAAGGAAGAGCTTGTTGATCCTTTGCAAAGTCAATCTGAAAACTCTGCATTAAACGATGGGACAGTCAATTGA
- a CDS encoding primosomal protein N' — protein sequence MSDSIADVAVNIPLKQLFSYRIPELLVPSAKVGMRVAIPFGRRQTVGFILGVRKGQSDNLKDLKGLLDDEPILNSDLIALLRWAADYYCHPIGQVVRTALPSALGHEKTTVKIQTEAVYKPLNQNLKPRGKTQQDLLQFIVQEQSAGLIRIRENFPAPYAALKRLVEIGALQRNDQELYRDPFRLDKTPKDQSLTLNNDQMEAVNCVSSAVLNHSFSGFLLYGVTGSGKTEVYLHSVDQCLLTGRQALILVPEISLTPQLVSRFRARFEQKGVRIAVLHSGLSAGERYDAWREIVRDQIQIVIGARSAIFAPLQNLGLIVVDEEHESSYKQGDGFRYNARDLALVRGQQQHCPVLLGSATPSFASYYRSEQGALTRLTLDKRVHAGALPQVELIDLKEQVVDGELSNILIEAIQQALEQQEQVLLLLNRRGFAPFLLCADCGESFHCPNCEITLTYHQQKRELRCHYCDYVDSVPESCHKCRGLNIEPQGAGTEKLEEELEKLFPSARIKRMDRDTTSRKGAHQKIMAEMMARKIDILVGTQMIAKGHDFPGVSLVGVLAADSTLNFPDFRSGERSFSLFTQVAGRAGRASGGGKVYIQSYNPEHYALTCAAKQDYHDFYLQELPFRQELGYPPCGHLVNLVFSGNNNHQVQTAAMHFSRDLCDVANSVEILGPSPCPLARLRGKNRYQILLKADARPELRRLLNRLDEKVKQLPKQVTLHIDVDPIDML from the coding sequence TTGTCTGATTCTATCGCTGATGTTGCTGTTAATATCCCGCTGAAACAATTGTTTTCTTACCGGATACCTGAACTGTTGGTTCCGTCTGCAAAGGTGGGAATGCGGGTTGCAATACCCTTTGGACGTCGCCAGACAGTAGGATTCATTCTGGGGGTCAGAAAGGGACAGTCCGATAATCTTAAAGATCTGAAGGGACTGCTTGACGATGAACCAATATTAAACTCTGATTTGATTGCATTACTTCGCTGGGCCGCTGATTACTATTGTCATCCCATTGGTCAGGTTGTGCGCACAGCCCTGCCGTCAGCTCTCGGTCACGAAAAGACAACAGTAAAAATTCAGACAGAAGCAGTCTATAAACCGCTCAATCAGAATCTTAAACCCCGTGGAAAGACGCAGCAAGATCTGTTGCAGTTTATTGTTCAAGAGCAGTCTGCCGGTTTGATCAGGATTCGGGAAAATTTTCCTGCGCCTTACGCTGCTTTGAAGCGGTTAGTTGAAATTGGCGCTTTACAACGCAATGACCAGGAATTGTATCGAGATCCTTTCCGTTTGGACAAAACACCTAAAGACCAAAGCCTGACCCTTAATAATGATCAGATGGAAGCAGTTAATTGTGTGTCATCTGCTGTTTTGAATCACAGTTTTTCCGGTTTTTTACTCTATGGTGTCACCGGAAGTGGCAAGACGGAAGTTTATCTGCACAGTGTTGACCAATGTTTGTTGACGGGGCGACAAGCATTGATCCTGGTTCCTGAAATATCCCTGACACCGCAATTGGTCTCCAGATTCAGGGCCCGGTTTGAACAAAAAGGGGTGCGTATTGCTGTTCTGCATAGCGGGCTTTCTGCAGGAGAGCGTTATGATGCCTGGAGAGAGATTGTCCGGGATCAAATTCAGATTGTTATTGGTGCGCGATCAGCCATCTTTGCTCCTTTACAGAACCTTGGGCTTATCGTCGTAGATGAAGAACATGAATCCAGCTACAAGCAGGGCGATGGTTTCCGCTATAACGCACGTGATTTGGCTCTGGTTCGTGGGCAACAGCAGCATTGTCCGGTCTTGTTGGGGAGTGCCACTCCTTCTTTTGCCAGTTATTACCGCAGTGAACAGGGGGCGTTGACCAGATTGACTCTTGATAAACGTGTTCATGCCGGCGCTTTGCCACAGGTTGAGCTCATTGATTTAAAGGAGCAAGTTGTTGATGGAGAGTTATCCAATATTCTGATCGAGGCGATTCAGCAAGCTCTGGAACAGCAGGAACAGGTGCTGTTGTTGCTGAATCGGCGCGGATTTGCACCGTTTTTGCTGTGTGCCGATTGTGGGGAAAGTTTCCATTGCCCAAATTGTGAAATTACCCTCACCTATCATCAGCAGAAGAGGGAGTTGCGGTGCCATTACTGTGATTATGTTGATTCAGTTCCTGAAAGCTGCCATAAGTGTCGGGGTTTGAATATTGAACCTCAGGGAGCCGGGACCGAAAAACTTGAAGAAGAGTTGGAAAAGTTATTTCCGTCAGCCAGAATTAAGCGTATGGATCGAGATACGACCAGTCGTAAGGGGGCGCATCAAAAAATAATGGCTGAAATGATGGCACGTAAAATTGATATTCTTGTTGGTACGCAAATGATTGCAAAAGGGCATGATTTCCCCGGTGTCTCTCTGGTGGGCGTTCTAGCTGCCGACAGTACCCTGAATTTCCCCGATTTTCGCTCAGGAGAGCGCAGTTTTTCGCTCTTTACACAGGTCGCAGGACGAGCAGGACGAGCGAGTGGCGGTGGTAAAGTTTATATCCAATCATACAATCCTGAGCATTATGCATTAACCTGTGCTGCGAAACAGGATTACCATGATTTTTATTTACAGGAACTTCCTTTCAGGCAGGAGCTGGGCTATCCTCCCTGTGGACATCTGGTAAACTTGGTCTTTTCCGGGAATAACAACCATCAAGTTCAAACGGCAGCCATGCACTTCAGCAGAGACCTTTGTGATGTCGCAAATTCAGTCGAGATCCTTGGTCCCAGCCCTTGTCCACTGGCGCGACTGCGTGGTAAAAATCGTTATCAAATTCTCCTGAAAGCGGATGCCCGGCCAGAACTGAGGAGGTTGTTGAATCGTCTCGATGAAAAGGTTAAACAATTGCCAAAGCAAGTAACTTTGCACATAGACGTTGACCCCATTGATATGTTGTGA